From the Solibacillus sp. FSL R5-0449 genome, one window contains:
- the rplP gene encoding 50S ribosomal protein L16 → MLLPKRVKYRREHRGNMRGEAKGGKEVSFGEFGLQATTASWITNRQIESARIAMTRYMKRGGKVWIKIFPHKPYTKKPLEVRMGSGKGSPEGWVAVVKPGKVMFEIAGVSEEVAREALRLASHKLPVKCKIVKRQETGGESNES, encoded by the coding sequence ATGTTATTACCTAAACGCGTAAAATATCGTCGTGAACACCGTGGTAACATGCGTGGAGAAGCGAAAGGCGGTAAAGAAGTATCTTTCGGTGAGTTTGGCTTACAAGCTACAACAGCATCTTGGATTACAAACCGTCAAATCGAATCTGCTCGTATCGCAATGACTCGTTACATGAAACGTGGCGGTAAAGTTTGGATCAAAATCTTCCCACATAAACCTTACACGAAAAAGCCTCTAGAAGTCCGAATGGGTTCTGGTAAAGGTTCTCCTGAAGGTTGGGTAGCAGTAGTAAAACCAGGAAAAGTAATGTTCGAAATTGCTGGTGTATCTGAAGAGGTAGCACGTGAAGCACTTCGTTTAGCATCACACAAACTTCCTGTTAAATGTAAGATCGTAAAACGTCAAGAAACTGGTGGTGAATCTAATGAAAGCTAA
- the rpsS gene encoding 30S ribosomal protein S19, which yields MGRSLKKGPFVDDHLMKKVEAQEASEKKQVIKTWSRRSTIFPNFIGLTIAVYDGRKHVPVYVTEDMVGHKLGEFAPTRTYKGHGADDKKTRR from the coding sequence ATGGGTCGCAGCTTAAAGAAAGGACCTTTTGTTGATGACCACCTAATGAAAAAGGTGGAAGCACAAGAGGCTTCTGAGAAAAAACAGGTTATTAAAACTTGGTCTCGCCGTTCTACTATCTTCCCAAACTTCATCGGTTTAACAATCGCTGTATATGATGGACGTAAACACGTTCCTGTATACGTAACTGAAGATATGGTAGGTCATAAACTTGGTGAGTTCGCACCAACTCGTACTTATAAAGGTCACGGTGCAGATGACAAGAAAACAAGACGCTAA
- the rplW gene encoding 50S ribosomal protein L23 — protein MEARDILKRPVITERSSEIMAEKKYTFEVDTRANKTQVKDAVEEIFGVKVEKVNVMNYKGKFKRVGKFGGYTNKRRKAIVKLTADSKEIELFEI, from the coding sequence ATGGAAGCACGTGATATCTTAAAACGTCCGGTCATTACTGAGCGTTCTTCAGAAATTATGGCAGAGAAAAAGTATACTTTCGAAGTAGACACTCGCGCTAACAAAACTCAAGTTAAAGACGCTGTTGAAGAAATCTTCGGTGTTAAAGTTGAGAAAGTAAACGTAATGAACTACAAAGGTAAGTTCAAACGCGTTGGTAAATTCGGTGGATACACTAACAAACGTCGTAAAGCGATTGTTAAATTAACTGCTGATTCAAAAGAAATCGAGTTATTCGAAATCTAA
- the rplE gene encoding 50S ribosomal protein L5, producing MSRLKEKYLNEVSPALMSKFEYKSVMQVPKVEKIVINMGVGDAVQNSKALDVAVEELTTITGQKPVVTKAKKSIAGFRLREGQAIGAKVTLRGERMYEFLDKLISIALPRVRDFRGVSKKAFDGRGNYTLGVKEQLIFPEIDYDKVSKVRGMDIVIVTTANSDEEARELLTQFGMPFQK from the coding sequence ATGAGCCGCCTAAAAGAAAAATATTTAAACGAAGTTTCACCTGCTCTTATGAGCAAGTTCGAATATAAATCAGTAATGCAAGTTCCAAAAGTGGAGAAAATCGTAATCAACATGGGTGTTGGTGACGCTGTTCAAAACTCTAAAGCTCTTGATGTAGCTGTTGAAGAATTAACAACAATCACTGGTCAAAAACCAGTAGTAACTAAAGCGAAAAAATCTATCGCAGGTTTCCGTTTACGTGAAGGTCAAGCGATCGGTGCTAAAGTTACACTACGCGGTGAGCGTATGTATGAATTCCTGGATAAATTAATCTCTATCGCACTTCCACGTGTACGTGACTTCCGTGGTGTTTCTAAAAAAGCATTCGACGGTCGCGGTAACTATACATTAGGTGTTAAAGAGCAACTAATTTTCCCAGAAATCGATTACGATAAAGTTTCAAAAGTACGCGGTATGGACATCGTGATCGTAACTACTGCGAATTCTGACGAAGAAGCTCGCGAGTTATTAACACAGTTCGGTATGCCGTTCCAAAAGTAA
- the rpsH gene encoding 30S ribosomal protein S8, whose product MTMTDPIADMLTRIRNANMVRHEKLEVPASNVKKEIAEILKREGFVRDVEYVEDNKQGIIRIFLKYGKENERVITGLKRISKPGLRVYAKTNEVPKVLNGLGIALVSTSNGLLTDKEARAKQVGGEILAYIW is encoded by the coding sequence ATGACAATGACTGATCCGATTGCAGATATGCTTACACGCATTCGTAATGCGAACATGGTTCGTCACGAGAAGTTAGAGGTTCCTGCTTCTAACGTAAAGAAAGAGATCGCTGAAATTTTAAAGCGTGAAGGTTTCGTACGTGATGTAGAATATGTAGAAGACAACAAGCAAGGTATCATCCGTATTTTCTTAAAATACGGTAAAGAGAACGAGCGTGTTATCACTGGTCTAAAACGTATTTCTAAACCAGGTTTACGTGTATATGCTAAAACAAACGAAGTACCTAAAGTATTAAACGGTCTTGGTATCGCTTTAGTATCTACTTCAAACGGTTTATTAACTGACAAAGAAGCTCGCGCTAAACAAGTTGGCGGAGAGATCTTAGCATACATTTGGTAA
- the rplC gene encoding 50S ribosomal protein L3 produces MTKGILGRKIGMTQVFAENGDLIPVTVIEATPNVVLQKKSVETDGYEAIQLGFEDKRVKLSNKPEQGHVAKANTAPKRFIREFRNLEAATYEVGQEVKVEIFAEGDVIDVTGVTKGKGFQGVIKRHGQSRGPMSHGSRYHRRPGSMGPVAPNRVFKQKKLPGQMGGTVVTIQNLEIVKVDVERNLLLVKGNVPGSKKALVTVKTAIKSK; encoded by the coding sequence ATGACTAAAGGAATCTTAGGTAGAAAAATTGGTATGACTCAAGTTTTCGCTGAAAACGGAGATCTTATCCCAGTAACAGTAATCGAAGCTACTCCAAACGTAGTTTTACAAAAGAAATCTGTTGAAACTGATGGCTACGAAGCGATCCAATTAGGTTTTGAAGACAAGCGCGTTAAGCTTTCAAACAAACCTGAACAAGGTCACGTAGCAAAAGCAAATACTGCTCCTAAGCGCTTCATCCGTGAGTTCCGCAACTTAGAAGCTGCGACTTACGAAGTTGGTCAAGAAGTCAAGGTTGAAATTTTCGCTGAAGGCGATGTAATCGATGTAACAGGTGTAACAAAAGGTAAAGGTTTCCAAGGTGTTATTAAACGTCACGGACAATCTCGCGGCCCTATGTCTCACGGTTCTCGTTACCACCGTCGTCCTGGTTCAATGGGTCCAGTTGCCCCGAACCGCGTATTCAAACAAAAGAAATTACCTGGTCAAATGGGTGGCACAGTTGTTACTATTCAAAACCTTGAAATCGTTAAGGTTGACGTAGAGCGCAACTTACTACTTGTTAAAGGTAATGTTCCTGGTTCTAAAAAAGCATTAGTAACAGTTAAAACTGCTATTAAATCAAAATAA
- the rplX gene encoding 50S ribosomal protein L24: MHVKKGDKVKVITGKDKGKEGVILAAFPKQDRVLVEGVNIVKKHVKPNQLNPQGGIVSQEAAIHVSNVMLIDPKSGEPTRVGIEIKDGKKVRVAKKSGVVID, from the coding sequence ATGCATGTTAAAAAGGGCGACAAAGTAAAAGTAATTACTGGTAAAGACAAAGGTAAAGAAGGCGTAATCTTAGCTGCTTTCCCTAAACAAGACCGAGTTCTTGTTGAAGGTGTAAACATCGTTAAGAAACACGTTAAACCTAACCAGCTTAACCCACAAGGTGGAATTGTATCTCAAGAAGCTGCAATCCACGTTTCGAACGTAATGCTAATCGATCCTAAATCTGGCGAGCCGACTCGTGTAGGTATTGAGATCAAAGATGGCAAAAAAGTTCGTGTTGCAAAAAAATCAGGTGTAGTAATCGACTAA
- the rplN gene encoding 50S ribosomal protein L14 — translation MIQQESRMKVADNSGAREVLTIKVLGGSGRKTANIGDIVVCTVKKATPGGVVKKGDVVKAVIVRTKSGARRKDGTYIKFDENACVIIKDDKSPRGTRIFGPVARELRDGNFMKIVSLAPEVL, via the coding sequence GTGATTCAACAAGAAAGTCGTATGAAAGTTGCTGACAACTCAGGTGCACGTGAAGTTTTAACTATTAAAGTACTTGGTGGTTCTGGTCGTAAAACTGCAAACATCGGTGATATCGTTGTTTGTACGGTTAAGAAAGCAACACCAGGTGGCGTTGTCAAGAAAGGTGACGTTGTTAAGGCTGTTATCGTTCGCACAAAATCAGGTGCACGTCGTAAAGACGGTACTTACATTAAGTTTGATGAGAATGCTTGCGTAATTATCAAAGATGATAAATCACCACGCGGAACTCGTATTTTCGGACCAGTTGCACGTGAGTTACGTGATGGCAACTTCATGAAAATCGTTTCTTTAGCTCCAGAAGTTCTTTAA
- the rpmC gene encoding 50S ribosomal protein L29 yields MKANEIRDLATNEIELKVKSLKEELFNLRFQLATGQLENTARIREVRKAIARMKTVIREREISANN; encoded by the coding sequence ATGAAAGCTAATGAAATCCGTGACCTTGCCACTAACGAAATCGAATTAAAAGTGAAATCACTGAAAGAAGAGCTTTTCAACCTTCGCTTCCAATTGGCGACTGGTCAATTAGAAAACACAGCTCGCATCCGTGAAGTTCGCAAAGCGATCGCACGTATGAAAACTGTGATTCGTGAAAGAGAAATCAGTGCAAATAACTGA
- the rpsN gene encoding 30S ribosomal protein S14: MAKKSMIAKQQRTQKFKVQEYTRCERCGRPHSVYRKFKLCRICFRELAYKGQIPGVKKASW, from the coding sequence GTGGCAAAAAAATCAATGATCGCTAAACAACAACGCACGCAAAAATTTAAAGTTCAAGAATATACACGTTGTGAACGCTGTGGCCGTCCACACTCTGTATACCGCAAATTTAAACTTTGCCGTATTTGTTTCCGTGAACTTGCATATAAGGGACAAATTCCTGGCGTTAAAAAAGCCAGCTGGTAA
- a CDS encoding Na+/H+ antiporter NhaC family protein has product MNAVLIAVGVMLILSLLRINVVLSLTIGAIIGGLVGGLDITETIKAFVDGLGGGATIALSYALLGGFALAISRTGIPEVLVKAILKIVQREGDSQKKGAAKALIFLVLLAMAIMSQNLIPVHIAFIPLIVPPMIKIMNMLQIDRRLIACILTFGLVMPYMFIPAGFGLIYQGIIVDQMAIAGLDVALSDVPKAMAIVALGMAVGLAGAFVAYRKPRQYENIEMETTNDLNKEVNTLHIIFAAIALITSIVVQVMTDSMIVGSIAGILILYITGALKVKEADQVLSDGMRMMAFVGFVMISANGFSAVINATGDVETLVSGAMDIFNGNVSIAVLIMLIVGLIVTMGIGSSFATIPIIAAIFVPIAMELGLSELAIICLIGTAGVLGDAGSPASDSTLGPTAGLNVDGQHNHIWDTCVPTFIFYNIPQIIFGWIAVVFFL; this is encoded by the coding sequence ATGAATGCTGTTTTAATAGCGGTAGGAGTAATGCTTATTTTAAGCCTGCTGCGTATAAATGTAGTTTTATCCTTAACGATTGGGGCAATTATCGGTGGCCTAGTCGGCGGATTAGATATAACAGAGACAATCAAGGCCTTTGTTGACGGTCTTGGCGGGGGAGCAACAATTGCGTTAAGCTATGCACTGCTTGGTGGATTTGCACTCGCAATTTCTCGCACTGGTATACCTGAAGTATTAGTAAAAGCGATTTTAAAAATTGTACAGCGTGAAGGCGATTCCCAAAAGAAAGGGGCTGCCAAAGCATTAATCTTCTTAGTATTGCTGGCAATGGCAATCATGTCGCAAAACCTGATTCCGGTGCATATCGCATTTATTCCATTAATCGTACCGCCAATGATCAAAATTATGAACATGCTGCAAATTGACCGCCGTTTAATCGCATGTATTTTAACGTTCGGTTTAGTTATGCCTTATATGTTCATACCAGCAGGGTTCGGTTTAATCTATCAAGGAATTATTGTCGATCAGATGGCTATAGCGGGGCTTGACGTTGCTTTGAGCGATGTTCCTAAGGCAATGGCTATTGTAGCGTTAGGGATGGCTGTAGGGCTTGCAGGAGCCTTTGTTGCCTACCGTAAACCAAGACAATATGAAAACATCGAAATGGAAACAACGAATGATTTAAATAAAGAAGTAAATACATTACACATTATTTTTGCGGCTATCGCATTGATTACTTCTATAGTAGTACAAGTAATGACAGATTCAATGATTGTCGGGTCGATTGCCGGTATTCTCATTTTATATATTACTGGTGCACTGAAAGTTAAAGAAGCCGACCAGGTTCTATCGGATGGAATGCGTATGATGGCATTTGTCGGATTCGTTATGATATCAGCGAACGGGTTTTCAGCTGTTATCAATGCTACAGGGGATGTTGAAACACTAGTATCCGGTGCAATGGACATTTTCAACGGGAATGTAAGTATAGCAGTTTTAATTATGTTGATTGTCGGCTTAATCGTAACAATGGGAATTGGTTCTTCATTTGCGACGATTCCAATCATTGCAGCTATCTTTGTGCCAATCGCAATGGAACTGGGACTAAGTGAATTAGCTATCATCTGTTTAATCGGAACAGCGGGTGTTCTGGGTGATGCTGGTTCCCCTGCATCAGATTCAACATTAGGTCCGACAGCTGGTCTAAATGTCGATGGACAGCACAACCATATTTGGGATACATGTGTACCAACATTTATCTTCTATAATATTCCACAGATTATTTTCGGCTGGATTGCAGTCGTTTTCTTCCTATAG
- the rpsQ gene encoding 30S ribosomal protein S17 — protein MTERNQRKVYTGRVVSDKMDKTITVLVETHKKHKLYGKRVKYSKKFKAHDEQNTANIGDIVRIMETRPLSATKRFRLVEVVEKAVII, from the coding sequence ATGACTGAGCGTAACCAACGCAAAGTTTACACGGGCCGTGTTGTTTCTGACAAAATGGATAAGACAATTACTGTTTTAGTTGAAACTCACAAAAAGCACAAGCTTTATGGCAAGCGTGTAAAATACTCGAAAAAGTTTAAAGCTCATGATGAGCAAAACACTGCGAATATCGGTGATATCGTACGTATCATGGAAACTCGCCCGCTATCAGCTACTAAACGCTTCCGTTTAGTTGAAGTTGTAGAAAAAGCGGTTATTATTTAA
- the rpsJ gene encoding 30S ribosomal protein S10, whose translation MAKQKIRIRLKAYDHRILDQSAEKIVETAKRSGAGVSGPIPLPTERSVYTILRAVHKYKDSREQFEMRTHKRLIDIVNPTPQTVDALMKLDLPSGVDIEIKL comes from the coding sequence ATGGCAAAACAAAAAATTCGTATTCGTTTAAAAGCATATGATCACCGTATCCTTGATCAATCTGCTGAGAAAATCGTTGAAACTGCGAAACGTTCAGGTGCTGGAGTATCGGGTCCGATCCCACTACCAACTGAAAGATCTGTATACACGATCTTACGTGCGGTTCATAAGTACAAAGATTCTCGTGAGCAATTTGAAATGCGCACACATAAACGTCTTATCGACATCGTTAACCCGACACCACAAACTGTTGATGCGTTAATGAAGCTTGATTTACCATCTGGCGTTGATATCGAAATCAAACTTTAA
- a CDS encoding FtsX-like permease family protein — protein sequence MKLSQLVFKSMIKNMRHYYLYFFALIFSVTLFFSFVTLQYNESVMEATKASGTAASGFEAASYMLYFIVLFFVLYANHLFIKRRSKEIGLYQLVGMTKGLVTRLIAFENILLFAGAVSVGILLGFLSSRLFAMILLKLLKFEAVVTLSINKVAVVNTLIVFGILLVIILMQMAFMVYRTSLLSLFNASKQADERVKRFSVFPMVMGAIGLALIIYGYYESTLLFTGHTTNLFLSMVIILATTIGGTYFVFRYSVAFILNLFRLRKKGHLNLTDVLALTPIMHRMKGNAKSLTLITVITAVSLAITTLSYISYYSANSTAENSVPADYIIVDGRGDAFIKELKQNEVAFEEKTFRLTSAQFDMSKIFSGELVDMLQGNTMADVLMIPVSDYKQLDPNAQLSENEAIIAGYNGFQANIMPLEAPLDLSFLHQEQQFPLKIKEVNETSVVAWRITAGGFVVIVEDHVFEQLQQLNKEQAIGYTTQEQISINLVDADDETYKLTEKLYKQTGANLFAEGEDGGELNKISSQKATVEYNLNLYGTTIFTTAFLGLAFLLATGSILYFKQMSEADEEMESYKILRKIGFTQEELTRGIMMKQLFNFGVPLLIGLLHSYFAVKSGWFLFGTELTTPLLVTMGLYITMYIIFAALTINYYRKIIKQAL from the coding sequence GTGAAGCTTAGTCAGCTTGTTTTTAAAAGCATGATAAAGAATATGCGTCACTATTATTTATACTTTTTCGCACTCATTTTCAGTGTGACGCTGTTTTTCTCGTTTGTAACACTGCAGTATAATGAGTCGGTCATGGAAGCGACAAAAGCTAGCGGAACGGCAGCTTCAGGATTTGAAGCAGCATCTTATATGCTGTATTTTATCGTTCTGTTCTTCGTACTGTATGCCAATCACTTATTTATTAAGCGACGCAGCAAGGAAATTGGATTGTATCAATTGGTCGGTATGACAAAAGGGCTTGTGACACGACTGATCGCCTTCGAAAACATTCTATTATTTGCCGGAGCGGTAAGCGTCGGAATTTTATTAGGCTTTTTAAGTTCACGTTTATTTGCGATGATCTTACTGAAGCTATTAAAATTTGAAGCGGTTGTCACATTAAGTATCAATAAAGTCGCAGTTGTGAATACGTTAATCGTTTTTGGCATTCTGTTAGTAATTATTTTAATGCAAATGGCATTTATGGTGTACAGAACAAGTTTGCTTTCGCTATTTAACGCATCCAAGCAGGCAGACGAGCGTGTCAAACGCTTTAGCGTATTCCCTATGGTAATGGGTGCTATTGGATTAGCATTGATTATTTATGGCTACTATGAGAGTACGTTATTATTTACAGGACATACAACAAACTTATTTTTAAGCATGGTCATTATATTAGCGACGACAATCGGCGGAACTTACTTTGTCTTCCGCTATTCGGTTGCATTCATATTAAATCTGTTCCGTCTAAGAAAGAAAGGACATTTGAATTTAACCGATGTTCTGGCGCTTACACCAATTATGCACCGTATGAAGGGGAATGCTAAATCCCTGACACTCATTACTGTTATTACGGCAGTGTCTCTTGCCATCACGACTCTTTCCTACATTAGCTATTATTCGGCAAATAGTACTGCTGAAAATTCAGTACCAGCAGATTATATAATAGTAGATGGACGTGGAGATGCATTTATTAAAGAATTGAAGCAGAATGAGGTTGCATTTGAGGAAAAGACATTTAGACTAACAAGCGCACAATTTGATATGTCAAAAATTTTCTCTGGTGAATTGGTCGATATGCTTCAAGGCAATACAATGGCAGATGTGCTAATGATTCCGGTTTCGGACTACAAGCAGCTTGATCCTAATGCCCAGCTTTCCGAGAACGAAGCAATTATTGCCGGGTATAACGGCTTTCAGGCAAATATTATGCCGCTGGAAGCACCTTTGGATTTATCGTTCCTGCATCAAGAGCAACAATTTCCTTTGAAAATCAAGGAAGTTAACGAAACATCTGTTGTGGCATGGCGTATTACGGCAGGTGGCTTTGTTGTTATCGTTGAAGACCATGTGTTTGAACAGTTACAACAGCTAAACAAGGAACAAGCAATCGGCTACACAACACAAGAGCAGATATCGATTAACCTGGTTGATGCGGATGATGAAACCTACAAGCTCACGGAAAAGCTTTATAAACAAACGGGTGCGAATTTATTTGCTGAAGGTGAAGATGGCGGAGAATTGAATAAAATCAGTTCACAAAAAGCTACAGTTGAATACAATTTAAACCTTTATGGAACGACAATCTTCACAACGGCGTTTTTAGGTTTAGCCTTTTTACTGGCAACGGGCAGCATTTTATACTTTAAGCAAATGTCTGAAGCGGATGAAGAGATGGAATCCTATAAGATTCTTCGTAAAATCGGTTTTACACAAGAGGAGTTAACGCGCGGTATAATGATGAAACAGTTATTTAACTTTGGTGTTCCTCTACTGATCGGACTGTTGCACAGTTACTTTGCAGTTAAATCAGGCTGGTTTTTGTTCGGTACAGAACTGACAACGCCTCTACTTGTTACAATGGGATTATATATCACCATGTATATCATATTTGCTGCATTAACAATCAATTATTACAGAAAAATAATAAAACAGGCTTTATAA
- the rplD gene encoding 50S ribosomal protein L4, with amino-acid sequence MTKVSVLSQTGASVGEIELNDAIFGIEPNEAVLFDAVVAQRASLRQGNHKVKNRSAVAGGGRKPWRQKGTGRARQGSIRSPQWRGGGVVFGPTPRSYSYKLPKKVRRLAIKSALSAKVLEQNVVVLDALSFDAPKTKDFKSVLAALEINKKALFVTAEVNENAILSARNIPGVTVLTAEGINVLDLLGHDKVVFTQDAVKKVEEVLG; translated from the coding sequence ATGACAAAGGTTTCAGTACTTAGTCAAACAGGTGCTTCAGTTGGTGAAATCGAATTAAACGATGCGATTTTCGGAATCGAGCCAAACGAAGCTGTATTATTCGACGCTGTAGTTGCACAACGTGCTTCTTTACGTCAAGGTAATCACAAAGTTAAAAACCGTTCTGCAGTTGCTGGTGGTGGTCGTAAACCATGGCGTCAAAAAGGAACTGGTCGTGCTCGTCAAGGTTCGATCCGCTCTCCACAATGGCGTGGTGGTGGTGTTGTATTCGGTCCTACTCCACGTAGCTACTCTTACAAACTACCTAAGAAAGTTCGCCGTTTAGCAATTAAATCTGCTTTATCTGCGAAAGTATTAGAACAAAACGTAGTAGTACTTGATGCATTATCATTTGATGCACCAAAAACTAAAGATTTCAAATCAGTATTAGCTGCTTTAGAAATCAACAAAAAAGCATTATTCGTAACTGCTGAAGTTAACGAAAACGCTATTTTATCTGCTCGTAACATCCCTGGTGTTACAGTGTTAACAGCTGAAGGAATCAACGTATTAGACTTATTAGGTCACGATAAAGTTGTATTCACTCAAGATGCTGTAAAAAAAGTTGAGGAGGTGCTTGGATAA
- the rplB gene encoding 50S ribosomal protein L2 — protein MAIKKYKPTSNGRRNMTSSDFAEITTNKPEKSLLEPTKRKAGRNNQGKITVRHHGGGHKKQYRVIDFKRLKDGIPGRVATIEYDPNRSANIALINYADGEKRYILAPKGLEVGQTIYSGPEADIKVGNALPLANIPMGTTIHNIEMKPGKGGQLVRSAGTSAQVLGREGKYVIVRLQSGEVRLILATCRATIGQVGNEQHELINIGKAGRSRWLGKRPTVRGSVMNPNDHPHGGGEGRSPIGRKSPMTPWGKPALGYKTRSKKNKSSKFIIRGRKK, from the coding sequence ATGGCGATTAAAAAGTATAAGCCAACCTCAAATGGTCGTCGTAACATGACGTCATCTGACTTTGCTGAAATCACTACTAATAAACCTGAAAAGTCTTTATTAGAACCGACTAAACGCAAAGCTGGTCGTAACAACCAGGGTAAAATTACTGTTCGTCATCACGGTGGCGGTCACAAGAAACAATACCGTGTTATCGATTTTAAACGTCTTAAAGACGGCATTCCAGGACGCGTTGCTACAATCGAGTACGATCCAAACCGTTCTGCGAACATCGCTTTAATTAACTATGCTGACGGTGAAAAACGTTACATCTTAGCTCCGAAAGGTCTTGAAGTAGGTCAAACTATTTATTCAGGTCCAGAAGCGGATATCAAAGTAGGTAACGCATTACCATTAGCAAACATTCCAATGGGTACAACAATCCATAACATCGAAATGAAACCTGGTAAAGGTGGACAATTAGTACGTTCAGCTGGTACTTCTGCGCAAGTATTAGGTCGTGAAGGCAAGTACGTAATCGTTCGTTTACAATCTGGTGAAGTACGTTTAATCCTTGCTACTTGCCGTGCAACAATCGGTCAAGTTGGTAACGAACAACACGAACTTATCAACATCGGTAAAGCAGGTCGTTCTCGTTGGTTAGGTAAACGCCCAACAGTACGTGGTTCTGTAATGAACCCTAACGATCACCCACACGGTGGTGGTGAAGGACGTTCTCCAATCGGACGTAAATCTCCAATGACACCATGGGGCAAACCAGCTCTTGGTTACAAAACTCGTAGCAAGAAAAATAAATCATCTAAATTTATTATTCGTGGACGTAAAAAATAA
- the rpsC gene encoding 30S ribosomal protein S3 produces MGQKVHPIGLRVGVIRDWESKWFAEKDYANLLHEDIKVRKYIESKLKDASVSKVEIERAANRVNITIHTAKPGMVIGKGGTEVENLRKHLTEVTGKRVHINIIEIKRADLDAKLVAENIARQLENRVSFRRAQKQSIQRTMRAGAKGIKTQVSGRLGGADIARAEHYSEGTVPLHTLRADIDYAHAEADTTYGKLGVKVWIYRGEVLPTKKNSVEGGK; encoded by the coding sequence GTGGGTCAAAAAGTACATCCAATAGGACTACGTGTTGGTGTTATTCGTGACTGGGAGTCAAAGTGGTTCGCTGAGAAAGACTACGCTAACTTATTACACGAAGACATCAAAGTACGTAAATATATCGAATCTAAACTTAAAGATGCATCTGTATCTAAAGTAGAAATCGAACGCGCTGCAAATCGCGTAAACATCACTATTCACACTGCGAAACCAGGTATGGTTATCGGTAAAGGTGGTACGGAAGTTGAAAACTTACGTAAACACTTAACTGAAGTAACTGGTAAACGTGTGCATATCAACATTATTGAAATCAAACGTGCAGATCTTGACGCTAAATTAGTAGCTGAAAACATCGCTCGTCAACTTGAGAACCGCGTATCATTCCGTCGTGCTCAAAAACAATCAATCCAACGCACAATGCGCGCTGGTGCAAAAGGTATTAAAACACAAGTATCTGGTCGTTTAGGTGGCGCTGATATCGCGCGTGCTGAACACTATAGTGAAGGAACTGTTCCGCTTCATACATTACGTGCTGACATTGATTATGCACATGCTGAAGCTGATACTACTTACGGTAAACTAGGCGTTAAAGTTTGGATCTACCGTGGTGAAGTCCTTCCTACTAAAAAGAACTCTGTGGAAGGAGGCAAATAA
- the rplV gene encoding 50S ribosomal protein L22: MTQAKAIARTVRIAPRKVRLVVDLIRGKQIGEAVAILRHTPKAASPVVEKVLKSAVANAEHNYELDVNNLVVSEIFVDEGPTLKRFRPRAQGRASAINKRTSHITIVVSEKKEV; encoded by the coding sequence ATGACACAAGCTAAAGCTATCGCTCGTACAGTTCGCATCGCTCCTCGTAAAGTACGTCTAGTAGTAGACTTAATCCGAGGCAAGCAAATTGGTGAAGCAGTTGCAATTTTACGTCATACTCCAAAAGCGGCGTCTCCAGTCGTTGAGAAAGTATTAAAATCTGCAGTTGCTAACGCTGAACATAACTATGAGTTAGATGTTAATAACTTAGTTGTATCTGAAATCTTTGTTGATGAAGGTCCAACATTAAAACGTTTCCGTCCACGTGCACAAGGTCGTGCGTCGGCAATCAACAAACGTACAAGCCACATTACAATCGTGGTATCTGAGAAGAAGGAGGTTTAA